One window of Etheostoma spectabile isolate EspeVRDwgs_2016 chromosome 6, UIUC_Espe_1.0, whole genome shotgun sequence genomic DNA carries:
- the dbpb gene encoding D site albumin promoter binding protein b, producing MYDKERLDIDEDSMGVCPIRNGSGIGNSNGSNGCGGGGGGAGGGNFSQFLAPLLWDRTLPADGGLFQLQYMDLEEFLVENGMGNTHNNNSSSSAQIPSQSSPSAVPNQSSQCLPSSSPPCSSSSSPSSSSSPSLIGLEVAQPQSLGGGNDCLHGSQTSMNDSCESPCSSSSSSCPPLLTPTDSGPDGGGMFDIDSSDMDLSNQPNFDPRRHSFSEEELKPQPMIKKARKILVPDGLKDEKYWTRRYKNNEAAKRSRDARRLKENQISVRAAYLERENAALRQEVAEIRKELGRCRNILSKYENRLADQ from the exons ATGTATg ACAAAGAGAGGCTAGACATTGATGAAGACTCCATGGGAGTGTGCCCCATTAGGAATGGCAGTGGAATAGGCAACAGTAATGGCAGTAATGGctgtggaggaggtggaggtggtgcTGGAGGAGGAAATTTCAGCCAGTTCTTGGCACCCCTCTTGTGGGATCGCACCCTGCCTGCAGATGGGGGCCTCTTCCAGCTTCAGTACATGGACTTGGAGGAATTTCTGGTTGAAAATGGAATGGGCAACACGCATAACAACAACAGCTCCAGTTCAGCCCAGATCCCCTCACAGAGCTCCCCGTCAGCTGTGCCCAATCAGAGCTCCCAGTGCCTACCGTCCTCATCCCCACCTTGCTCTTCGTCCTCATCACCTTCTTCGTCTTCTTCCCCGTCGCTCATTGGTTTGGAGGTGGCTCAGCCGCAGAGCCTTGGAGGAGGAAATGACTGTTTGCATG GGAGTCAGACGAGTATGAATGATTCCTGTGAGTCGCCAtgttcctcctcctcgtcctcctgtcctcctctGCTAACGCCCACGGACAGTGGGCCAGATGGCGGCGGAATGTTTGACATAGATTCTTCAGACATGGATCTGTCCAACCAGCCGAACTTTGACCCCAGGAGGCACTCCTTCAGTGAAGAGGAGCTTAAGCCACAGCCGATGATCAAGAAAGCCCGCAAGATCCTGGTGCCTGATGGCTTGAAG GATGAGAAGTACTGGACCAGGAGgtataaaaacaatgaagctgCAAAGCGTTCTCGAGATGCTCGGCGTCTTAAGGAGAACCAAATATCCGTGCGTGCCGCCTACTTGGAGAGAGAGAACGCCGCCCTCCGACAGGAAGTGGCCGAGATCCGGAAGGAACTGGGCCGCTGTCGTAACATCCTTAGTAAATACGAGAACCGTCTTGCTGACCAGTGA
- the si:dkeyp-69b9.6 gene encoding zinc finger protein 135 isoform X2, protein MFQFGKYNLDIIEMLSGHQAHQFKGLGLDRQLQHQQQVQLHQHQLQQQQQQQAESSGALLSGLGLGPLQGSRGYHDDHRSQGNPSPCYSGASPCGSGMAGPALRKAPLAPTLHPHSQSHNQHHHPQQQPHLPLSSLLDDSEDDVTSSVNNAISAITAASNSGNRGDDRGDIIGGLLGGLGLGPLSSPSSTSNMDKNFRGGGSQEAMSSNPQNPTAKPKRPRKPRAKKDPAAGGQPPKRRQYTPRMGPSGLPRTHLCSVCGKGFARRETLRRHDRIHTGEKPHHCTVCGKYFREAFHLSKHQTVHSGAKNYKCSICGKEFGYSQSLRRHSKLHQKGELEEVPTTPAVENLNSFTSNPQCSMAQDRSQNQAPSTSYYSYPQDVKPQDTNPQQQPPPHPQPPPPPRLYTCAICWKSFRHHFHLTAHHQTVHEGGGEKLFCCEVCGKAFAYANSLTRHRQSQHGMTRTEPPNPQEGGSESGDHRGQSDVNQSTSESEAATNALLQMAPSADAHGGQSHSVVTHSHPQPPPHPPAGYSPLFYDAAPQSSASNAPSYSQPLPPNSTIMAPQHPHSPAGVKGEHIYPAGSRSRTLHTTAPFQPLTELPSTEHHHLHQHHHISHHHLHHQSGTQSHQHLDCSIQLSHDEMRRQKKKKKKSNRRENKWESQDLVRFDASKKKRKISCTIRGQLNKKQGSLRLTIRRGEGSSGGGYKLVNTGGMKVQILSSLKVPVKRFGCPICPNSVFSCKAGLLVHKAVKHPQKASTTQERLRCSVCGKQSHSPLAAFIHRASHRARGTFSCRRCSTRFWNATLLYRHKVSCRRRSKGLQRGDANRLKLSKRPRERQAQEGQEEIPYLQGQYRY, encoded by the coding sequence GCTACCATGATGACCATCGTTCTCAAGGTAATCCATCTCCATGCTACTCTGGTGCCTCCCCCTGTGGAAGTGGGATGGCGGGCCCAGCTCTGAGAAAGGCACCCTTGGCTCCAACACTGCATCCACACTCACAGAGCCACAACCAGCATCATCATCCACAGCAACAGCCCCACCTGCCCCTTTCTTCTCTACTGGATGACTCAGAGGATGATGTCACTAGCTCTGTTAATAATGCAATATCTGCTATAACAGCAGCCAGTAACAGTGGAAATAGAGGGGATGATAGGGGAGACATCATAGGAGGTCTACTGGGTGGTCTTGGTTTAGGTCCTCTGAGCTCACCTTCATCAACATCTAATATGGATAAGAATTTCAGAGGTGGTGGGAGCCAGGAGGCTATGAGCAGCAACCCACAGAATCCTACTGCCAAACCCAAACGTCCCCGCAAACCCAGAGCTAAGAAAGATCCTGCAGCTGGTGGACAGCCCCCCAAACGTAGGCAATACACCCCCAGAATGGGGCCCAGTGGCCTCCCACGCACTCACCTCTGTAGTGTCTGTGGTAAGGGATTTGCACGTCGCGAGACCCTACGCAGGCATGACCGCATCCATACTGGAGAGAAGCCCCATCACTGCACTGTTTGTGGAAAGTATTTTAGAGAGGCATTTCACCTCAGCAAGCATCAAACAGTTCACTCTGGGGCGAAGAATTACAAATGCAGCATCTGTGGGAAAGAGTTTGGTTACTCCCAGAGCCTCAGGAGGCACAGCAAACTCCACCAAAAAGGGGAGCTGGAAGAGGTGCCCACAACACCAGCTGTGGAAAACCTTAACAGCTTTACCTCAAACCCTCAATGTAGCATGGCCCAGGACAGGAGCCAGAACCAAGCACCAAGCACCTCCTATTACTCCTACCCTCAAGACGTCAAGCCTCAAGATACCAATCCCCAGCAACAACCTCCACCCCACCCACAGCCCCCACCTCCACCTCGACTCTACACCTGTGCTATATGTTGGAAGTCGTTCCGCCACCACTTTCATCTGACCGCCCATCACCAGACGGTTCATGAAGGTGGGGGGGAAAAGCTCTTCTGCTGCGAGGTGTGTGGGAAAGCATTTGCTTACGCTAACAGCCTCACTCGACATAGGCAATCGCAGCATGGGATGACCCGCACTGAACCGCCTAACCCGCAAGAGGGTGGCAGTGAGTCAGGAGACCACAGAGGTCAGAGTGATGTTAATCAGTCAACATCAGAGAGTGAGGCTGCCACCAATGCCCTGCTACAGATGGCTCCTTCCGCAGACGCCCATGGAGGGCAGAGTCATAGTGTTGTCACTCATAGCCACCCACAGCCACCCCCGCATCCGCCAGCTGGTTACTCTCCCCTCTTTTATGATGCTGCACCCCAGTCTTCAGCCTCTAATGCTCCATCTTACTCGCAGCCTCTGCCTCCAAACTCTACAATCATGGCCCCCCAGCACCCGCATTCCCCAGCCGGGGTTAAAGGAGAGCACATATACCCAGCTGGATCCCGTAGCCGCACACTCCACACCACAGCCCCGTTCCAGCCCCTCACGGAATTGCCCTCCACTGAACATCATCATCTGCATCAACATCATCATATCTCCcaccatcatcttcatcatcagtCAGGTACCCAGTCTCACCAACACCTTGACTGCAGCATCCAGTTATCACATGATGAAATGAGAcggcagaagaagaaaaaaaaaaagtccaacagGAGGGAAAATAAATGGGAATCCCAAGATTTAGTCAGATTCGATGCAagcaaaaagaagagaaagataaGTTGTACAATTAGAGGgcagttgaataaaaaacaaggCTCTCTTCGTTTGACAATTAGGCGAGGAGAAGGATCAAGTGGTGGTGGGTATAAGCTTGTCAACACTGGGGGAATGAAGGTGCAGATCCTCTCGTCTCTCAAAGTCCCTGTGAAACGCTTTGGCTGCCCTATATGCCCCAATTCTGTGTTTTCCTGTAAAGCGGGACTGCTAGTCCACAAGGCAGTTAAACACCCACAAAAAGCCTCGACCACTCAGGAGCGACTCAGGTGCAGTGTTTGTGGGAAGCAGTCTCACAGTCCTTTGGCAGCCTTCATCCATCGAGCCTCCCATCGTGCCAGAGGGACTTTCTCCTGCCGCCGCTGCTCCACTCGCTTCTGGAATGCTACACTGCTCTACAGACACAAGGTGTCCTGCCGTCGCAGGTCTAAAGGACTGCAGCGAGGAGATGCCAACAGGTTGAAGCTTTCAAAGAGaccaagagagagacaggcccAAGAGGGCCAGGAGGAGATACCATACCTACAAGGACAGTACAGATACTGA